The region TCGGGAAATCTCTCAACAAGTCTAAATACATGACCTATGACTTTTTTAGTTATGTCGTTATAAAGAGAAATTTTCTTAGCGATATCCAAAAATTCCCCAGGATAGCGCATCTTGCCGTGTTCGTCGATGAGGCGCACAAGAACTTCATAGTATTTAACTTTAGGATTTTTTACGTTAAAGGATATGTCATATACGCCTTGGCACTCCACGATAATGGTGTTGTTATAAATAGCGTATTCGATAGTTCTTGACATGATTTGGTTTTGATAATACTGCTGCTCTATGTGGCTGTTTTCGGTGTAGTAATAAACATCTTCACCTCTATACTTAGCCTCGTGGTGAGCAAGCATAGCTTGAGTTAGGCGGTTTGTCTGAATAGTATCTTGCGCCAAACTAACGCCGATAGTGGTTTTTATGTTCGGGATAAACTCTTTTTTATCATCGACTACGATATAAAGGTCGTTAGCTACGAAATAATCTTTAATCCTGCTTATATCTCTTTGGACATTATTACCGTCATACCAGATACAAAATTCATCAAACTGCACTCTATAAACGCTTGCATTTATCTTATAAGTATCGATACAAAGCTGGATTGTATTGGCAAATGAAGTGATAATAAGCTCTATCGTCTTTGTCTTGTAAAAGAAGCGAAAATCCATAAAGTTATTGATATTTATATAGATGATCATACCGCTTGGATGCTCCGTAAGCCTTTGCGTAAGACCAAAATAGCTACCAAATCCCGTGAGTCTATCATAAAGAGCCTTGTTTCTAAGCTCGATATCTTTTTTCTCAAGCTCTTTTGCGTTTAAAATTTCTTGAGTTCTGTCAAATTTTACCGATAGATAGCCTTCTCTTTTGCCCTTTTCATCAAACAAAGGAGAAAACATAACTTGCTCATAAATCAAATCGCCGTTTTTTGACTCCGTTACATACTCGTTGCATCTCCAAATTTTATCGCTTTCTAAAGTCTTGATGATATCTTCGTAAAATTCATTCACGTGAGTATGGGATTTTAGTATGTCGGTGCTTTTTCCTATAACCTCTTCGGGCTTATAGCCGGTAGTTTCTTCAAAAATTTTATTTACATATTTAATTTTTCTATTCATATCTATAAACATAACCGAACTAAATATATTATCGATGGCTTGATGCAGATGGTTTGATCTTTTTAATATTCTTTTGCTTTTTAAAAATGTAAAAAATATCAAAATTATCGATATAGCTATGAGCAGGATAAAAATTCTAGTCATATTTTTTAAATTCGAGATGGACTTGTTGATGTATTGCTGACTTTCTACAACAAGCTTATCAAGTTGCTCTTGCAAATTTAGTCCATAAATCTCATTTAAAGTTATCTGCGCCTCTTGATAATACTCCACAAGCTCCTTGGCTCCATGCAGGAAGCTTATGTCGTGCTTATTAAGCTCCGCTCTTTCAAAATACTCGCTTAAAAGCTTGTATGGTTTTTTTAAATTTGCGTTTATATCATATCTAAAGAGCAAAATGCTAGGCATAACACTGTCAAAATAACTGCTTCTATAAAGATCTTTAAAGATTATATCGTCATATATGAATTTAGCCAGTATCGCAACGGAGTTAAAATTATCTATCAAATTTATTTTTTTATCGAAAATTTCCTTGACTCTTTCTATGGTTTCAAGATTTACCGGAACTTCGTTAAAGGATTTATGCTTTTTAGTATATAAAATTTCATTCACGATACCGCTAAAATCATTAGTTAGCTGCATCATTTTATCGTGATCGGCTTGCAAAAATGTCTTATCTAGTATAAATTTAATCTCTTTATTTATCCTAACCAGATCGGTTATATAGTTGCTCCACCTATAACCTTCTAAAACATCTTTGTTTGCCTTATAGGTTATCATAGCGCCCATAAATAAAATCAGTGCCAAAGACAAAAACAGCAATTTTAAAAATATAATTTTGTTTTTCATTTTAAAATTTCAGGCTTTTCGCCACTTAAGGTAAGTAAAAATTTATATATAAATTCCATCTCTTCATCAGTGATATCCTGAGATACTTGAAGACCTGAAATATGCCTGATCGCCTCTTTTAAATTATCCTGCTTGCCGTTGTAAAAATACGGAGCCGTTTTAGCGATATTTCTAAGTCCGGGCACTTTATAATACCCCGTCTCGGCTTTAACTGAATTATCGTCAAGCTGTACGTTATAATATACATTTGCGCCTAAATTTCTGCCGCTATGGCAGTTTATGCATCCGACTTTTTTAAACAGTTCAAAACCTCTTTTTTCATCGCTATTAAGGGCGTTTTCATCGCCTCTTAAAAACTGATCAAACCTTGCATTAGGAGTTATAAGAGCTTTTTGAAATTCCGCTATAGCATCAACTATATTTTCAAAAGTTACTCCGTCATCATAAACGGCATAAAACTGGCTTCTATATTTAGCGTTGGAGCTTACTTTTTTTACTACGAATTCCTTTGTGCTTCCAAGCTGATTTAGATCGGTTATGCTCTCTATGACCTGATCTTTCATATTTCTTACTCTACCGTTTTTGAAAAACAAAAAATTTGATGCGGCATTTAACACGGTAGGAGGATTCATATAGCCGCTTATGGAAACTTTGATATTGTGATCTATCGTACCGCTTGTATTCCAGTAAAGATTATGGCATCTTTCACAAGAAACGGTTCCGCTTGGGCTAAGTCTGGTATCGTAAAAAAGGTTTTTGCCAAGCTGCGCTTTTTTCTCATCATACTTAATAACCTCAATCGGTGCTACCGGTCGGCTATTTGCAAAAAGCGACATGGACATTAAAAATATCAACAAAAACCTCAAAATAATCTCCGACAAAAAATTATCCGATTATATCCTAAAACACCAAAAGTTTCATTGAAGAGCTGATAGTTTCTGTTATTTTTCCGTTTATACTTTGCTTTTCAAGTTCGTTTTTAAGGGATTTTTCATCAAATTTAATTTCGCCGATTTCTAAATGCCAAGTAACATTTTCGTAAGCTTCCTGTAAACTCAAATCCTTGCTTCTTACCTCTTGGATAATCTCTGATTTAAAAGGAATTTTTTGCATTTGCAAGTGATACTCAAACCCGCTTGCTCTATCAAACCACCCTTTTCTCTCGCCGTAAATTTCATAAAATTTATTGATTAAGTCCGAATTTCTAGGCTTATTCCACCATAGATAAACTCTTTGCTTGCCTGCACTTGTAAATTTATCAAAGTCCTCTACGGTTGCGATCGCCGGACTCATAGTGCTAAAAGCTATATCGTAAATTTGATCAAGCTTAAAGCTCGTCCAATCGCTCTCAACTATCCTTAAATTTGAGATACCGAATTTGCGAGCGTCATCGCTCATAACCTCAAGCATCTTGGTCGAGAGATCAAGACCTGTTACGTTTTTACACATTTTAGCAAGATGAAGAGTTTTTACACCTGTTCCACAACCCACATCTATAAGAGTTTTTTCTTTAAAGTCTATTCCGTATTTATCTAACTTATCAAAAAATTCTTTTTGAAATTCGTTAAGTTCGCCCTCATATCTTGAGTAATTAGCCGCTTTTTTATCCCAAGAGCTCTTCATAAAACCGCCTTTTTAAAAATTTGAGTTACAATTGTATCAAACAAAAGGACAAATATGAGAATTTTTAGCTACAAATTTAAAGTAGGCAAAGAGGCCATAGACATAAACAACCACGCAAACAACGCATACTATCTTGTTTGGATGCAAGAAGCGGCTTTTGCGCACTCAAATTTCGTAGGAGATACGTTTGAAGAGCAGCTTAAAAACAACTCGACTTGGGTTATAAAACGCAACGAAATCGACTATTTAGAGCAAATTTATTTAGGCGACGAGATCGAGATAAAAACATGGACAAAACAGGCTAGAAAAGTTAGTTCAAACAGATTTTACGAATTTATAAAAGACGGCAAGATCATAGCTAAAGCCATAACCACTTACGTATATTTTGACCTTGACAAAAAGCGTCCAAAGGCGATCCCAGATCATCTTGCGGAGCTTTACGGCGAAAATGAGGAAATTTAAAAGCAATCATCGCAAATTCCCTTTACAACTACGCTTTTAACGTGGCTTTGGTTTAAATTCGGCATATCGATATTTGTCATCTTTCTGCAAACATCACAGACAAAATACGCCTTTGCTTCGCCTGCAAGCTCGTAAAAATTTTTGTGGTTGTTTTCGCTTTTTACGATAATGCCTTTAGCTTCAAAAATCTCCATCGAGCGGTAAAATGTCGTTTTATTGGCCTTAATTTTGCTTAAAATTTCATCATATCCAAGCGGAGTATCGGCGCGAGATAAAATTTCTAAAATTTGCAACCGAAGCGGAGTTGCCTTTATATCGTTTATCCTTAAGAGCTCTTGAGGCGACATCTCATCCTTTCGTTTAATCTCAAAAGCTATCATACTAAAATTTATATAAAAAAGCATTAATTCGCAACTAAGTTGCTTTTGCTATACTTCCCTAAAAATTTTGAAAAAAGGTTTAAGATGAAGAAAATTTTAGCTTTTTTATGTTTTGGCGCGCTTGTATGCTTTGCAAAACCCGTCGTTAGTGTAAGTATATTACCTCAGGAATTTTTCGTAAAACAGATCGCAGGCGACACGGTTGAAGTAAATACCATGGTATCTCCTGGAGCCGATCCTCACACTTACGAGCCAAAGCCAAAGCAGATGAAATCTCTTGAAAACAGCAAACTTTATTTTGCCATAGGCATTGAATTTGAAGAGGTTTGGTTGCCGAAATTTCAGCAGTCGTTTCCAAAGCTAAAATTTATCTTTACTCAAAAAGGGATAGAAAGAGTCGCTATGCAAGAGCATGAGCATGAAGGACATGAGAAAAAAGAGCATTGCCACGAGCACAACGGAAAAGTGCATTGTCATAGCCACGACGGGCTTGATCCACACATCTGGCTTGATCCGGTGCTTGTAAAAACTCAGGCTAAAAACATCCTAAACGGACTTGTTAGAGTTTTTCCCGAGCATAAAGAGCTTTATAGCGCAAATTACCAGGAATTTCTCGTTAAGCTAGACGAACTTGACAAATTCATCAAAGATAAGCTTACAAATCTTAAAAACCGCGAATTTATCGTGTATCACCCATCTTGGGGATACTTTGCAAAGCGCTATGATTTAGAGCAAATTTCAATCGAAGTCGAGGGCAAAGAGCCAAAACCCGCAGAGCTTGCAAACCTCATCAAGGAGGCAAAAGAGCACGGCGTAAAGGTGATCTTCGTAGCGCCTCAGTTTTCTAAAAAATCGGCAAATTTAATCGCAAAAGAGACAGGTGCAAAGGTAGTTGAGATAGATCAGCTCCCGCTTGACTGGGAGGCTGAGCTTAAAAAGACAGCCGAAATTTTCGCCAAGAGTCTTTAATGATGAAATTTGGGCGCATACTGGCCGCATTGACGCTTTTTGCGTCCATTGCCTACTCGTGTGCGCTTTGTGCGCTTTACACACCCACAGCTCATGCGCAGATCAAATTTGACGCATGGAGCGACACGCTTAAAACAGCCACGATAACTTGGACGTTTTCAGAAAATTTCACCGAGCTAACCATGCAAGGATACGACGAGGATGCCGATAAAAAGCTAAACGAAAAAGAAGCTTGGAACGTCCAAAAGTCCTTGCTTGACTACATCGTGCCGCGCGGGTATCTTACTACGGTTAGCTTTTATGACGGCGAGGGTGCGAGCGAAAATTTATTCGTCAAAACAAAGAGCCAGCGCGTTTATATCGAAGAAAACAGGCTAAATTTCGAGTATGTTTTGGAGCTAAATTTAGAAATTTTGCCTCGCCGTGTGGTTGTGTTTGAGATAATCGATCGCGAAGGATTTTTTAACTTCAAAATCGCAAATAACGAGCCTTACAGGATAACCGAATCCATTTTCATAGTGCCAAATTCAAATTTAAACACCGTGTTTTTTGAGATGAGTGAGCAAAAACCTAAAATTTCAAACAAAGACAAGCCTGAGCTTAGCTCGCTTGTAAAAAACAAAAATTTAGAAGAGATTGATGCGATAGACGAAGCGAAATTTAACTCTCTTGCTAGAACCACGATAGGCTTTTTAGACAGGCTAAAAGAACTCATCAAAGAAAACTCAACCGCATTTGAAGCTTCAAAATTTGCCCTCATTATGCTTTTTAGCTTCGTCTACGGCTTTTTGCACGCAGCGGGCCCTGGGCATGGCAAACTGCTTACGACATCGTATTTTGCGGCAAGCGGAGGCAGCTACTTAAAAGCTTTTGGCTTCTCGCTTAAAATCGGCATTTTGCACGTGCTTGGCGCGCTCATGCTGGTTTGGATTACCATGAGTTTGCTTGAAAGTTTTGCGGCAAACGTAGCAAATTCCGCTGCAAATTTGACGACTAAAATTTCAGCCATTATCATCATGGCGATCTCTGCTTATATGATATTTACGAAGCTAAAATCGCTCAAACCAAAAGTTCATAACTACAAATTTAGCTCTCACAAAGCAGACTGCGGATGTGCGGCTTGTAAAGCAATGGAAGTTAAACCAAAGAGCCTAAACGAGTGGTTTGTAGCGCTTGCAGCCTCGCTTGTGCCGTGTCCCGGCACCATCATCGTATTTATACTTGCATTTAGTCTAAACAGCTGGTTTATAGGCGTGATGAGCGGCGTTTTTATGGCGCTTGGTATGAGTATAGTTATATTTATCGCAGCGGTCTTTGGCACGAAGGTAAATGCGCTCTCAAAATATAAAAATTTAAAAATTTACTGCGAATTCCTAGCTCTTTTAGTGATGTTTGGCTTGGGAGCTTTTATGTTTTTTATCGCGGGTAGGATATCGGTTTTATGAACGGGGTTAAGATAGAAAATTTGTCGTTTGGATACGATGAGAATTTGATATTTGAAAATATAAATTTAAGCTATGATATCAAGGATTTTCTAGCTATCATAGGCCCAAACGGCGGGGGCAAATCAACCCTGCTTCGCCTTATGCTAGGGCTTTTAAGGCATAAAAGTGGCGAGATAAAGATATTTGATAAAAACCCTAGCGAGGTTAGCAAAACCATAGGATACGTCCCTCAAAACATCTTCATAAACGCGAATTTTCCGATGAGAGTTTTAGAAGTGGTGCTTATGGGGCGAATAGATAGGAAAATTTTCGGCTTTTACACAAAGAACGATAAATCAGAAGCGATGAAAGCGCTTGAAAAAGTCGGTATGAACGAGTTTGCAAACTCTCGCATAGGCGAGCTTTCAGGCGGGCAAAGACAAAGAGTTTATATCGCAAGAGCGCTTTGCGCAAAGGCTAAAATTCTCATGCTTGATGAGCCAACCGCAAGCATCGACACCAAAGGACAAGCCGCGATTTACAGCCTGCTTAGCGAGATAAACAAAGAAGGAATCGGTGTCATCTTGATAAGCCATGACGTAAATATCGCACTTAGCTTCGCTACGAAAGTTGCTTACGTAAATCACAAAATTCACATGCACGACATCACGCCCGATCGTTCAAAGCAAGAATTCATAGCTCATCTTGCACACGAGCATAATCACTTTTGCGATGTCGAGATCGCGCTTAAGGAGTGCGGTTGCAAGAGCTTAGACAAAGGGTAAAAATGCTAGAAGCGCTAAATTTGGAATTTATGCAAAATGCCCTTATGGCAGGGCTTTTAGTAAGTATCGCATGCGGAGTTATCGGCTCGCTTGTAGTTATAAATCGCATGGTTTTCATCGCAGGAGGCATAGCACACGGAGCTTACGGCGGACTTGGGCTGGCGTTTTACTTTTCGCTTGAGCCGCTTCTTGGAGCAAGCGGATTTGCGATATTTCTAGCACTCCTGATAGCTACTATCACGCTAAACGATAAAAGCAAAATGGACTCGGTTATCGGAGCACTTTGGGCGTTTGGAATGGCGTTTGGCATTATCTTAATCGATCTAACGCCCGGATACAACGTAGATCTCATGAGCTATCTTTTTGGCTCGATTTTAGCGGTGCCTGATAGCGATTTAGCCTTTATGGCGGCGGTTGATTGTGTCATCTTGCTTATAGTTACGCTGCTTTACAGGCAGTTTGAAGCCCTTAGTTTTGATGCGGAATTCGCCAAACTTCGCGGAGTAAAAACCACACTTTTATACTATGTGCTAGTCTGCATGATGGCGCTAAGTGTCGTTATGACGATACGCGCAGTGGGGCTTATCTTAGTCATCGCACTTCTTACCATACCGCCTTATATAGCGCAAAATTTTTCTAAACGCCTTGGCGCAATGATGCTAAACGCCACTCTTATCTCGGCTGCGTTTTGCATATCGGGGCTTTGGCTTAGCTTTGAAGCGAACTTAACAAGCGGAGCAAGCATAATACTTATAGCCTCAATCTGCTTTTTTATATTTACGGCTATAAGCAGACGCTAAATTTGGTTATTTTTAAAATTTGCGCCTGTAAGATAACGAAATTTAAGCTTTTTGACTCTTGTAGTAGCTTCCCACTTCACTGATTATAATTCCAAAAAGTATAAGCAAGGCTCCTAAAATCTGCCACGAGCTTAAAATTTCCCCGCCAACAAAATACCCAAAAAGCCCCGCACTAACAGGCTCAAAAGTAAATATAAGAGCCGTTTTCATAGGAGTTGTATAGCGCTGCATCGCCGACTGAACAAAAAATGCAAAGAGGGTCGCAAACACCGAAGTTATGATAACGGCTTTAAAAAATGCATAGTTAGCCACAGGCAAAACGCTATGCGTATCAAAAACAAGAGCCGCAAAAAGACATAGAGCGGTTACTACCAAAAACTGCATGCAAACCATCTGATAAAGCTCGCATTTGCGCACAAAAACGCCCGTAAATATGATATGAACAGAATAAGCAACGGCACAAAGCACGGAGAGAATTTCACCTCTGCCAAACCCAAGCTCGCTATCGCTTAGCAAATACAGCCCAAAAGCCGATAAAAAGGCTCCTATAAACGAATAAACATAGACTTTTTGCCTAAAAAACAGAAATACTATAAAAGGCACAAAAACTACATTTAATCCTGTGATAAAGGCAACGGTCGAGCTAAAAGTGTATTTAAGGGCAAATGTTTGAAGCGCAA is a window of Campylobacter sp. CCUG 57310 DNA encoding:
- a CDS encoding metal ABC transporter solute-binding protein, Zn/Mn family: MKKILAFLCFGALVCFAKPVVSVSILPQEFFVKQIAGDTVEVNTMVSPGADPHTYEPKPKQMKSLENSKLYFAIGIEFEEVWLPKFQQSFPKLKFIFTQKGIERVAMQEHEHEGHEKKEHCHEHNGKVHCHSHDGLDPHIWLDPVLVKTQAKNILNGLVRVFPEHKELYSANYQEFLVKLDELDKFIKDKLTNLKNREFIVYHPSWGYFAKRYDLEQISIEVEGKEPKPAELANLIKEAKEHGVKVIFVAPQFSKKSANLIAKETGAKVVEIDQLPLDWEAELKKTAEIFAKSL
- a CDS encoding cytochrome-c peroxidase, with the translated sequence MIFLMSMSLFANSRPVAPIEVIKYDEKKAQLGKNLFYDTRLSPSGTVSCERCHNLYWNTSGTIDHNIKVSISGYMNPPTVLNAASNFLFFKNGRVRNMKDQVIESITDLNQLGSTKEFVVKKVSSNAKYRSQFYAVYDDGVTFENIVDAIAEFQKALITPNARFDQFLRGDENALNSDEKRGFELFKKVGCINCHSGRNLGANVYYNVQLDDNSVKAETGYYKVPGLRNIAKTAPYFYNGKQDNLKEAIRHISGLQVSQDITDEEMEFIYKFLLTLSGEKPEILK
- a CDS encoding class I SAM-dependent methyltransferase — protein: MKSSWDKKAANYSRYEGELNEFQKEFFDKLDKYGIDFKEKTLIDVGCGTGVKTLHLAKMCKNVTGLDLSTKMLEVMSDDARKFGISNLRIVESDWTSFKLDQIYDIAFSTMSPAIATVEDFDKFTSAGKQRVYLWWNKPRNSDLINKFYEIYGERKGWFDRASGFEYHLQMQKIPFKSEIIQEVRSKDLSLQEAYENVTWHLEIGEIKFDEKSLKNELEKQSINGKITETISSSMKLLVF
- a CDS encoding Fur family transcriptional regulator translates to MSPQELLRINDIKATPLRLQILEILSRADTPLGYDEILSKIKANKTTFYRSMEIFEAKGIIVKSENNHKNFYELAGEAKAYFVCDVCRKMTNIDMPNLNQSHVKSVVVKGICDDCF
- a CDS encoding metal ABC transporter permease — encoded protein: MLEALNLEFMQNALMAGLLVSIACGVIGSLVVINRMVFIAGGIAHGAYGGLGLAFYFSLEPLLGASGFAIFLALLIATITLNDKSKMDSVIGALWAFGMAFGIILIDLTPGYNVDLMSYLFGSILAVPDSDLAFMAAVDCVILLIVTLLYRQFEALSFDAEFAKLRGVKTTLLYYVLVCMMALSVVMTIRAVGLILVIALLTIPPYIAQNFSKRLGAMMLNATLISAAFCISGLWLSFEANLTSGASIILIASICFFIFTAISRR
- a CDS encoding GGDEF domain-containing phosphodiesterase, yielding MKNKIIFLKLLFLSLALILFMGAMITYKANKDVLEGYRWSNYITDLVRINKEIKFILDKTFLQADHDKMMQLTNDFSGIVNEILYTKKHKSFNEVPVNLETIERVKEIFDKKINLIDNFNSVAILAKFIYDDIIFKDLYRSSYFDSVMPSILLFRYDINANLKKPYKLLSEYFERAELNKHDISFLHGAKELVEYYQEAQITLNEIYGLNLQEQLDKLVVESQQYINKSISNLKNMTRIFILLIAISIILIFFTFLKSKRILKRSNHLHQAIDNIFSSVMFIDMNRKIKYVNKIFEETTGYKPEEVIGKSTDILKSHTHVNEFYEDIIKTLESDKIWRCNEYVTESKNGDLIYEQVMFSPLFDEKGKREGYLSVKFDRTQEILNAKELEKKDIELRNKALYDRLTGFGSYFGLTQRLTEHPSGMIIYININNFMDFRFFYKTKTIELIITSFANTIQLCIDTYKINASVYRVQFDEFCIWYDGNNVQRDISRIKDYFVANDLYIVVDDKKEFIPNIKTTIGVSLAQDTIQTNRLTQAMLAHHEAKYRGEDVYYYTENSHIEQQYYQNQIMSRTIEYAIYNNTIIVECQGVYDISFNVKNPKVKYYEVLVRLIDEHGKMRYPGEFLDIAKKISLYNDITKKVIGHVFRLVERFPDLKFSMNLSNSDIINSQIRDLIEQKLRICSYPEHVYFEILESEGVDDYEAVNDFIHKVSSYNSKIAIDDFGSGYSNYYRILELDIDTIKIDGSIIKKLPFDKNARYLMQTIIDFANRQNYNVVAEFVSTPEILAEVKKFGIKYAQGFLLGKPISPDDLKKDTKK
- a CDS encoding metal ABC transporter ATP-binding protein; translated protein: MNGVKIENLSFGYDENLIFENINLSYDIKDFLAIIGPNGGGKSTLLRLMLGLLRHKSGEIKIFDKNPSEVSKTIGYVPQNIFINANFPMRVLEVVLMGRIDRKIFGFYTKNDKSEAMKALEKVGMNEFANSRIGELSGGQRQRVYIARALCAKAKILMLDEPTASIDTKGQAAIYSLLSEINKEGIGVILISHDVNIALSFATKVAYVNHKIHMHDITPDRSKQEFIAHLAHEHNHFCDVEIALKECGCKSLDKG
- a CDS encoding thioesterase family protein; the protein is MRIFSYKFKVGKEAIDINNHANNAYYLVWMQEAAFAHSNFVGDTFEEQLKNNSTWVIKRNEIDYLEQIYLGDEIEIKTWTKQARKVSSNRFYEFIKDGKIIAKAITTYVYFDLDKKRPKAIPDHLAELYGENEEI
- a CDS encoding DUF1007 family protein, whose translation is MMKFGRILAALTLFASIAYSCALCALYTPTAHAQIKFDAWSDTLKTATITWTFSENFTELTMQGYDEDADKKLNEKEAWNVQKSLLDYIVPRGYLTTVSFYDGEGASENLFVKTKSQRVYIEENRLNFEYVLELNLEILPRRVVVFEIIDREGFFNFKIANNEPYRITESIFIVPNSNLNTVFFEMSEQKPKISNKDKPELSSLVKNKNLEEIDAIDEAKFNSLARTTIGFLDRLKELIKENSTAFEASKFALIMLFSFVYGFLHAAGPGHGKLLTTSYFAASGGSYLKAFGFSLKIGILHVLGALMLVWITMSLLESFAANVANSAANLTTKISAIIIMAISAYMIFTKLKSLKPKVHNYKFSSHKADCGCAACKAMEVKPKSLNEWFVALAASLVPCPGTIIVFILAFSLNSWFIGVMSGVFMALGMSIVIFIAAVFGTKVNALSKYKNLKIYCEFLALLVMFGLGAFMFFIAGRISVL
- a CDS encoding DMT family transporter — translated: MTKKIKEFSADLALIVVAVVWGVTFLPMAEALKSNGVFVILFWRFLISTLLMGLISIKFVKKFDSNSLKFGSLLGVFLFAGFALQTFALKYTFSSTVAFITGLNVVFVPFIVFLFFRQKVYVYSFIGAFLSAFGLYLLSDSELGFGRGEILSVLCAVAYSVHIIFTGVFVRKCELYQMVCMQFLVVTALCLFAALVFDTHSVLPVANYAFFKAVIITSVFATLFAFFVQSAMQRYTTPMKTALIFTFEPVSAGLFGYFVGGEILSSWQILGALLILFGIIISEVGSYYKSQKA